CCGGTCGCGCCGACCACTGCCACCCGGTAACCCACTTGGCATTCTCCTTTGATTTCGCAGCCGCGAGATAGCGTGCGCTGGCCCCAGCGCAACCGCTATCGCGCGTGTGCAGACCTATTCGCCCGCGCCCCAACTCACTTTGGCGGCGTCACCCCGTGGCTTTCGAGGAAGCGGAAGATGCTGTTCCACACGTGCGGCCCGATCTTCTCGCCCGACACGCGGTGGGTGTAGCCGGGGTAGAGCATCATTTCGAAGGGCGTGTTGCTTTCCTGAAGCACGCTGATCAGCTCCGACGAGTTCTCGAAAATCACGTTGTCGTCCGCCATGCCGTGGATCAGCAGCATCGGATCGGTGATCTTCGTCGCATCGGGGATCGCGCTGGCCTTCTCGTAAGCCTCGGGCACTTCGCGGGGATCGCCCATGTAGCGTTCGGTATAGTGGGTGTCATAAAGCTCCCACCGCGTCACCGGCGCGCCGGAGATACCGGCGGCGTAAAGGCCGGGATCGGCTTCAAGCTGCTTCAGCGTCATGTAGCCGCCATAGGACCAGCCATAGATCGCGACTTTTGCCGGATCGACGAAGGGGAGGCTCTTGAGGAACAGCGCCCCTGCCTTCTGGTCGCGCACCTCGGCCCCGCCCATCGCACGATAGAGCGGCTGCTCGAAATCCACCCCGCGGTTGGCCGAGCCGCGGTTGTCGAGCACGAAATAGATATAGCCCTTGTCGACGACCGCCTGCGCCAGCGCGCCATTCCAGCCCTTGGTCACCATCTGCGGGCCCGGGCCGCCATAGTGGCTGAAGAACACCGGGTAACGCTTGCCCGGCTCCATTGTCGGCTTGAGCATCATCCAATGGAGCGGCGTGCCATCCTCGGCGGCGATTGTGCCAAATTCCGGCGTGACATGTCCGGCGAGGAAGGGGGCATAGGGATGCTCGCCCTCGACCCGGTTTTCCTCGATCCAGGCGACCTGCTTGCCATCGGGTGTGGCGAGGTACGATTGCGAAGGCTGGTTCGGCGCAGAGCGGGTGACATACAGCAGCTTGCCCGCCCCATCCATGCTCGCCCCGTTGGTGAAGGCGGGGTCGGTAAGCAATTCAGGCTCGCCCGTCCCGTCCAGCCGGGCACGGTAAATCTGCTGCGTCACGACGTCGGTCGTCGCCTGATAGGTGACGGTGCCTGCGGTCTCGTCCACTCCGACCAGCGTGGTGGTCGAGAAGTCCCCGCGCGTCAGCTGCGTCCATGCACCGCCCGCGTAGCGATAGAAGTGGCCGTACCCGTCGCGCTCTGACCACCAAAGCAGGCTGCCGTCCGCAAGGAAGCGGTAATTGTCGCTGAGGTTTATCCAGTAATCGGGGCGCGCGGCGGTTTCGGTGAACCAGATTTGCGATGCGCCTGTGGCCGGATCGACCCGCAGCACGTCGGTCTTCGTCTGCGCGCGGTCCTGCCGCTGGACATAGATCGCGCTGCCATCCGGCGCCCAGTCGACGCGGGCGACATAGATATCGATGTTGAGGCCGAGGTCGACCTTCACGCTGCCCGTGCCATCGGGGTTCATCACGAACAGCTCGACCACGGCGTTGTCGGTGCCCGCTGCCGGGTAGCGCTGGTCGAACACCTTGGTGCCCTTCGCCCCGATCGCCGCGCGGGTGACGATACCGACGCTGGCTTCATCCGTGCGCTGGACGACGATGCGGCTGTCATCTGGCGACCACCAATAACCCTGAAGCCGCGCCATTTCCTCCTGCGCGACGAACTCGGCCTCGCCCCAGCGGATCGTCTCGCCCTCCTGCGGGGTGACGGGCTGCGCTTCCCCGCCGACCGGGCCGACCCACAGACGCCGGTCACGCACGAAGCTGACGAAGCCGCCCTTGCTGGAGAGCTTGGGATTGAGTTCGGTGCCTTCGGTGTCGGTTAGCCGGGTAACCGTGCCATCGAGCTTCGCCAGAAACAGATCGCCATCCAGCGGCACCAGCACGCCGGAGCCATCACTCGCCCACTGGTAGCTGATGATCCCCTTGAGACTGCCGACACGCGCACGCTCGCGCTGCATCTTCTCGTCCTCGGACAATTCGCGCCCGCTGCCAAGCTTCTCCGAATCCACCAGCATCCGCCATTCGCGGGTCTGGATGTCATAGCCCCACAGGTCGTAGCGCTCGCGATCATCGGCGCGGTTGCGCAGCAGGGTGAGATAGCGGCCATCGGGCGCGAGCTTCACCTGGCGCGGCGCAGGGCCGTCTAGCGAGGGTGAGGCGAAGACGCGTTCGAAGGTGAGAACGGGAGCAACCTCAGGCATGACGTCCTCCGCACACAGCGGCGTGGTAAGACAAGTCGAGACACTCAAGGCAACCGCTGCAAGAACCGAACGCATCCAAAGCTCACCTCGTCATTGCGAGCCGCCACAAGGCGGCGCGGCAATCCATAAACCGACGATGTGCCATGGATTGCTTCGTCGCTTCCGCTCCTCGCAATGACGAGGGGGCTTGGCAAGGGTTGAACTGGGGGGGGGCACAAACGAAAAGGGCGGCGCCTTGCGGCACCGCCCCTCGAATTTGCTGGCTGATGAGCCTTACGCCTTGGGCGCGTTCATCTTGCGCTCGACGATACGTGCGCTCTTGCCGGTGCGGCCGCGCAGGTAATAGAGCTTGGCACGGCGCACCACGCCGCGGCGGACCACGGTGATGCTCTCGACGATCGGCGAGTAGAGCGGGAAAACGCGCTCGACGCCTTCACCAAAGCTCATTTTGCGCACGGTGAAGTTCGAACCCATGCCGCGGTTCGAACGGGCGATCACGACGCCTTCATAGTTCTGAACGCGCTCGCGGTTGCCTTCCTTCACCTTCACGCCGACGCGGACGGTGTCGCCTGCGCGGAATTCGGGGATGTCCTTGCCAGACTTGGCGATTTCTTCGGCTTCAATCTGCTGGATCAGGTTCACTGGTCCGGTTCCTTGTCTTTTCGCCGCGCGCCAGAGGCAGGCTGGACCCGAACGCCCTTATGACGTTCCCAAAGGTCTGGCCTGCGTAACCGTGTGTCATCCTCGCTCCTTGCCTTGCGCCAAGCAGCGATTTTCGCATGATCCCCCGATCGCAGCACTTCGGGGATCGTGCGCCCTTCCCATTCCTGAGGTCGGGTATAGTGCGGGTATTCGATGAGGCTTTGTTCAAAGCTCTCGTCATCCCCGCTGGAAGCCGCGCCCATTACGCCGGGAAGCAGCCGAATGCAAGCGTCAAGGATGGTGAGCGCAGCCATCTCGCCGCCGCTGAGAACGATGTCGGCAAGGGAGACCTGCTCAATCTCGGGTCGGGCCTCGAACAGGCGCTCGTCGAACCCTTCAAACCGGCCGCACAGGATGATGACACCGGGGCCTTCAGCGATCTCGCGGATACGCGCCTGCGTGACGGGTTTCCCGCGCGGGGTCATGGCAAGAATGGGGCGCCCGGCAGCAGGCGCGCTGTCCAGCGCGCGCGCCAGCACATCGCACTTGAGCACCATCCCCGCCCCGCCGCCTGCGGGGGTATCATCAACGGTGCGGTGCTTGTCGGTGGCAAAGTCGCGGATCTGCACCGTCTCGCAGGCCCACTTGCCCTCGGCCATGGCACGCCCCGCCAGCGACACGCCAAGCGGCCCGGGGAACATCTCCGGGTAGAGGGTGAGGATGGTGGCGGCGAAGGTCATTCCCAGCGCACCCCGTCCCTCGCCCGCATATCGACCATCAGCTCGAAAACATCGGGCCGCGCATAATGCCCGTCGGTATCGAGATTGGTCAGCCCCGCGCCCACCTCGCCAAGGTCGAGCTCCGCCAGCAAAGTCTCCTCCCCCTCGCCCGCCTGCGCGATTACGCGAGTGTCGGGCGCGGCGATCAGCGAGCCGCCCTTGTTGAGCACTTCGCCAGGGATCGCCTCCAGCAACTCGCGCGCGACGGCATCACCGCCCACCCGCTCCAGCCCGTCGAGCAGATCATCCTTCACCTGCACCAGTCCCGCCGCCAGCACGAAGCACCGCCCCTCCATCGCATAATGCCGCGAGGCGATCTGGTGGCTTTCGCGCACCGTCGGCCAAGCCGCCACGTGCACATCCTCGCCGAGATTGTGCATCGCCGCGCGGGCGAGTGGCATCCAGTGCTCCCAGCAGATCAGCGTGCCGAGCCGGCCCCACTCGGCCTCATGCACCCCCAGCGTCGAGCCATCGCCGCGCGCCCAGATCAGGCGCTCGCCATGGGTCGGCACCAGCTTGCGGTGATCGAGCACCGGCAGGCCGGGACGGAAGGTCAGCTGGTTGTTGACGAGGCTGCGGCGCACCCGCTCATGCGCGCCGATGCTGATGATCGCGCCGCTCGCATCGGCGAGCTCCTGCAAAGGGAGCAGGCGCTCGTCATTGGCGACCACCGCCTGTTCGAGCATGATCGCGTGCAGCGCCTTGGTGCCGGGATGATCCCACAGAGCCGCGCCGGGCGCGTCATCGAGCCACAGCGGATAGCCGCCGAGGAAAGTCTCGCCGAAAGCCACCACCTTTGCGCCGCTGTCGATAGCTTCGCGGGCGAGGCGCACGGCCTTTTCGATCCCTCCAGCGAAATCGAGCGGGATCGGCGCGGCTTGCACGACGGCGACTGAAAGCTTGGTCATGGCGTGCGCTTACGCCGGGAAATCAGCCCCCGCAACCACCGCAGCCACCGCCGCCGTCGCCGCCGCCGTCGCCGCCGCCATCACTGTCTCCGCCACTGCCGTCGCCGCCGCCCGAGTCCTTCTGCCGCATCGCATGAACCGGCTCCCACGGCGTGCCGACCAGCACTCCGCTCCCGAACAGCGCCACCGCCATCGCCGCTTCGTCGGCACGCGGCGCGCGCGAGAAGCGGCCGTTGTCGGCCCGCAATGCCTTTATCGCCGCGATCCCCGCAGCGGTTCGCGGGTCAGCCTTGGCAAAACGGAAGATTGCCAGACCTGCGGTGAGAACGAGCAGGGCCACCAGAAAACCGGTCGGTTCGCCCAGCGCGCTCCCCGCCCGCTGGCGATAGATGCCCACCACAAGCAGCGCGATAAACGGCGCGATCGATAGCCACCGCAGTTGCGTGTATTCCTCAGGGCGCAGCATCAGGCCGGCGCGCTGCAATCGTGCCGCGACGCGATCGGCATGCAGCACGATCTGCTTGCGCGCATCGGCAAGGGTTAGAGGTCCGCCCGAACTCAGCAAAATTTTTGCCGCGGGGGTCAGCGGCAGTGTTGCATCGGCCACCGCAAGGCTGTCCTTGCCCGCCTCAACCAGCACGCCGCGCACATAAAGATCGGCAAGCAGCGAATCGGTTAGCCGCGTTCGTCCGCCCGCCAGCATTGCGATACTCTCCAGATCGTCTGGTACGGAGCGTCGCCCGGCCTGGCGAAGATTGGCGGGAATCCACCATGCAGCAATGCCCGAAAAGCCGAGCAATACGGCGTAAAACAGCAGGAAATCGCCGCCCGTCCATGACGAGAACAGCTGCATCACATTATCCTTCCCGCGAGCCATCCTGCCCCGAAGATCAGCAGGCCCAGCGCCAGAGCGACCCGGCGTGAAAGAAAGATACCATCGGAAAAGTTAACGCGAACTCCACGCGGATCGACGGAAAAGCGGCGATGCGCGCCGGGCCAGATATCCGGCGGCGGTGCTTCGCCGAATGCCGCTTCATAGGCGGCGAACGTGCGAGCATATTGATGATAGAACCGCGCCCGCTCCGTCTCGCCGCCCTTGGTCGGGCCGTGGTGGAGATCGGCGCGCAGCACGTGCGGGCAGAAGGTCTGCCAATAATCGCGGCTGTAGGTGAGGTGGAGATGCCATGCCTGATCCACCGCGTCCGATGGCGTCACCTCGTGCCCGGCGGTGATGGCAAGGTAGCAGAAGCGCTTGTACTCGCCGATTACCCGCTCGGCATGGTTGATGCTCCAGCGGTTTTCGCGTGCGAGGCGGGCGGCAAAGGTGAGAGAAATGTCATCCGGCCCGATCCGATGATCGGCGATGCGCTGCCAGAGGGCGTCTTCAAGAGCACTCACGCCGTCAATCTTCGGCGAAATCGGCTCCGATAACAAGCCGGTGTTCATCCCAATCCAGCACGGCTTTGGGGATCATCGGCACCATGAAGGTTTTGGGGCCCTTCTCGGGCACCGGGGCACGGGTGATTTCGATGATGTCGGTCGCGCCGAAATTCTCGATCGCGAGCACGCTACCGACGGTTTCGCCAGCATCGGTAACAACCGGAAGGCCGAGAAGGTCGGCGTGGTAAAACTCGCCCTCGGCAAGCGGGGGGAGTGCATCACGCGGGACAGTCAGCGCAGTGCCGCGCAGTTTCTCGGCATCGCCCCGCGACTGGCTTTCGGCGAGGCGGGCAATTGCGCCGCCCTTGCCGTCGTCCCTGATTTTTTGCAG
This DNA window, taken from Porphyrobacter sp. ULC335, encodes the following:
- a CDS encoding S9 family peptidase, with amino-acid sequence MRSVLAAVALSVSTCLTTPLCAEDVMPEVAPVLTFERVFASPSLDGPAPRQVKLAPDGRYLTLLRNRADDRERYDLWGYDIQTREWRMLVDSEKLGSGRELSEDEKMQRERARVGSLKGIISYQWASDGSGVLVPLDGDLFLAKLDGTVTRLTDTEGTELNPKLSSKGGFVSFVRDRRLWVGPVGGEAQPVTPQEGETIRWGEAEFVAQEEMARLQGYWWSPDDSRIVVQRTDEASVGIVTRAAIGAKGTKVFDQRYPAAGTDNAVVELFVMNPDGTGSVKVDLGLNIDIYVARVDWAPDGSAIYVQRQDRAQTKTDVLRVDPATGASQIWFTETAARPDYWINLSDNYRFLADGSLLWWSERDGYGHFYRYAGGAWTQLTRGDFSTTTLVGVDETAGTVTYQATTDVVTQQIYRARLDGTGEPELLTDPAFTNGASMDGAGKLLYVTRSAPNQPSQSYLATPDGKQVAWIEENRVEGEHPYAPFLAGHVTPEFGTIAAEDGTPLHWMMLKPTMEPGKRYPVFFSHYGGPGPQMVTKGWNGALAQAVVDKGYIYFVLDNRGSANRGVDFEQPLYRAMGGAEVRDQKAGALFLKSLPFVDPAKVAIYGWSYGGYMTLKQLEADPGLYAAGISGAPVTRWELYDTHYTERYMGDPREVPEAYEKASAIPDATKITDPMLLIHGMADDNVIFENSSELISVLQESNTPFEMMLYPGYTHRVSGEKIGPHVWNSIFRFLESHGVTPPK
- the rplS gene encoding 50S ribosomal protein L19, coding for MNLIQQIEAEEIAKSGKDIPEFRAGDTVRVGVKVKEGNRERVQNYEGVVIARSNRGMGSNFTVRKMSFGEGVERVFPLYSPIVESITVVRRGVVRRAKLYYLRGRTGKSARIVERKMNAPKA
- the trmD gene encoding tRNA (guanosine(37)-N1)-methyltransferase TrmD, whose product is MTFAATILTLYPEMFPGPLGVSLAGRAMAEGKWACETVQIRDFATDKHRTVDDTPAGGGAGMVLKCDVLARALDSAPAAGRPILAMTPRGKPVTQARIREIAEGPGVIILCGRFEGFDERLFEARPEIEQVSLADIVLSGGEMAALTILDACIRLLPGVMGAASSGDDESFEQSLIEYPHYTRPQEWEGRTIPEVLRSGDHAKIAAWRKARSEDDTRLRRPDLWERHKGVRVQPASGARRKDKEPDQ
- a CDS encoding TIGR04222 domain-containing membrane protein, with the translated sequence MQLFSSWTGGDFLLFYAVLLGFSGIAAWWIPANLRQAGRRSVPDDLESIAMLAGGRTRLTDSLLADLYVRGVLVEAGKDSLAVADATLPLTPAAKILLSSGGPLTLADARKQIVLHADRVAARLQRAGLMLRPEEYTQLRWLSIAPFIALLVVGIYRQRAGSALGEPTGFLVALLVLTAGLAIFRFAKADPRTAAGIAAIKALRADNGRFSRAPRADEAAMAVALFGSGVLVGTPWEPVHAMRQKDSGGGDGSGGDSDGGGDGGGDGGGGCGGCGG
- a CDS encoding carbon-nitrogen hydrolase family protein, with the translated sequence MTKLSVAVVQAAPIPLDFAGGIEKAVRLAREAIDSGAKVVAFGETFLGGYPLWLDDAPGAALWDHPGTKALHAIMLEQAVVANDERLLPLQELADASGAIISIGAHERVRRSLVNNQLTFRPGLPVLDHRKLVPTHGERLIWARGDGSTLGVHEAEWGRLGTLICWEHWMPLARAAMHNLGEDVHVAAWPTVRESHQIASRHYAMEGRCFVLAAGLVQVKDDLLDGLERVGGDAVARELLEAIPGEVLNKGGSLIAAPDTRVIAQAGEGEETLLAELDLGEVGAGLTNLDTDGHYARPDVFELMVDMRARDGVRWE
- the rimM gene encoding ribosome maturation factor RimM (Essential for efficient processing of 16S rRNA), with the translated sequence MTKPVTLAAIIGAHGVAGEVRLKLFGEGVTTLSKHKSFNEGALTLQKIRDDGKGGAIARLAESQSRGDAEKLRGTALTVPRDALPPLAEGEFYHADLLGLPVVTDAGETVGSVLAIENFGATDIIEITRAPVPEKGPKTFMVPMIPKAVLDWDEHRLVIGADFAED
- a CDS encoding glycine-rich domain-containing protein gives rise to the protein MNTGLLSEPISPKIDGVSALEDALWQRIADHRIGPDDISLTFAARLARENRWSINHAERVIGEYKRFCYLAITAGHEVTPSDAVDQAWHLHLTYSRDYWQTFCPHVLRADLHHGPTKGGETERARFYHQYARTFAAYEAAFGEAPPPDIWPGAHRRFSVDPRGVRVNFSDGIFLSRRVALALGLLIFGAGWLAGRIM